The genomic stretch AAAATTTTATACGGAACTTAGTCTAATCATAATCAGCACCCGAATTCTACAAAGTCCTTTAGGAACACGGAATCCATATTTCGGCCTCGTTTTATAATTATTTTCAAACCTTTATCAATTGGCATTTGTATTTCCGTTCGTATCCTTTTAACCTTTAGCCTTAGCTTTGCATTGCAATGATAGATAACATTAGTTTAATTATTAGTCTCTATGGGTTCAACAGTCTGTTAAAACTACCCGATAAAGTGTATACTCGCAGTTATTATCCAACAGACACGCCCGTCGCGATCAATACTACATTAGAGACTTCTTCAGTGTCTTTCTTATGATAATCTGCGACGTAGTTGGTGAAAGTGGCTCGATTACCATCGAAGCAATAATGTCTTCAACCATGAATTTAGGGTCATAAGTTTCCCCTATTGGTCGAAGACCGGTGATTGTGACTACATTGAATAGTGTTGGGGTCATcatcccacaaggaaggtgaaaAGTGTTGTGAGTACTTTCCCAAAAATATAAGGAAGCTATTAACATAGTTTGGCTATATCCAGGACCAACCTTCGACAGTTGAATCATGTCAAAGATTCCCATATCCTTCCAGAATTGGGTTTTATTTTTCTCTACTTTGGCTAGCCAAGTTAGGTAGTCTTTTAAACAAAGGGTAAGAGCTAAATACCCTAAATTTATTCATATAGTCTAAGTTTATAGGATTTTCTGTAGGCTCATTCGAAGACGTGGTTTATTTCTCTGTAACCTCAGTATTAACCCTAGTTTTTTTCTTGCTAGCTATGGGTTTTTTACGTTGATATGTTGGAAAAAATTCTTTAAGTTTTGCAGGATTAACCATTACATCTGGTAAAGGACCTAAAATTGCATGTTTTTTACCGGAGATAGAAATGGGGATTAATACCTGAGATTGGTAAATACGGCGTTTTTCCTCTTCAAGAGGAGGTTATGGGATATATTGTTGGTTTCCCATTATTGTTGGGCCAAGAATCTTGTGAACTAGAGCAAGAGCTGATTGTTTCTTGGAGTCTTTGGAGCTTTTTGCTGTTGACACCATTGATGGAGATTTGTTGAAGAAAATATGGGTTTGAAATAGAGAGAAATGAAGAGTTTTTTCTTACTTGGGAGTGTGAGAAATTCAGAAGAGTGAAAGAATGGAAAAGAAGTTAAAAGGGATTATTTATAGCAGAGTGAAGAGAAAACGTTTCACTTCAAGCATTAATGGTTGATGATGATCATGGGACACGTGTTCGACTAAATGAAGATTGAATGAATGGTAGCAGTTTGCGTGGCCCATGATCTCCTAGGAAATATGAGCGTGATAATTAAAGTGGATTGTGTGCATGTCTTGATGAGACGTTTTGAGAAAAATGGTCATGGTAACCATGACGTCATAGCAGTAAAATATGTTGTTGCATCGAAATGTTCTCACAAAATGCCTTTTTCTTCATTAAGTCGAAAACGACATTTTAGGGGGGCAATTTATTAGATGGAATTTTGACGCTAAGGAAATGTTTGAAGATGGACTAGAAAGGCCAAGGGAAATATTCTGAAAAGAATACATGAAAATGATTCTTTCAACAAAAGGAGTTTTAGTCGAGGGAACCTCTTGCGTAGAGGGAAATGCTGGTTTGGGACTTAGGAATATTTTTAGGTTCAAACTGCAATTTGACAGAGGCATTTCGATTGGAGTTGTGTTCAACGGAGCGTGAATCCAAATAACGCTCATAACTATTTTTTGGCCTTATCTGATTCTTTAGGAAAACACATGGAAAGCTATGGATAATGAAGTGCATGCAGACGAAAACGTGTCATCTTTTGGAGAAGAGACCGTTTGTTACAATTATTTCTAATTAGTATAAATAAGAGTCTTAGTGTTTAGGATTCATGGTGTTCCATCTTGTACAAAACTCACAAATTTACTCTAAGTAACTGTGTATTAAGAAACGAGTTGCTAAGAATGTACGTGTGGTCACCATACTTTTGTATTTTCATAAAATCATTTACATTTTCGCTATTTATCTTCATTACAAGTTTAATTTGAAGCATTCTTTACATTGTACCTTTACATTTTTGCATTTATTCTTAAACTGCGAAAGTTGTTTCAAACCAAGAACATTGTCGAAATGTTCATCTTTTACAAAACTTAGATTAACAAGAGCACATGTCATAtgatcaatctagtcgatcctgtgAGTAACCAAAGTGTTTTTGAATTTTGGAAGACTATTGCTTGTTTACCAAATTTGACGGTAAATAAGTGGCTAGTGTGAAGGTCTTATGGAAGGTCCACGGTATTTGACAAGTTTGTCATTGTTTCTCCCTAATGGATAGGGTGGTTGCCGCCAACAGTGTTGTCGTAATTAAGTTCGGTGTCCATGTTGTCGTAGTGGGGCCGTTGTGGGTGGGTTGTTTGTGGACGACATGgttgcccgaattgggacattgaatcattttggaaacAAAGCAATGGTCCATGTGgtgtaagaaagtcaaacaatggttgggtgttgtgGCGGTGGGATATTTAGGTGTTCTTTGGTGGGGGGGCTATGGTGGGATGAGGTGGAATCGTATGAATCATCGGAGTTATAGACAGATGTGGTGGCTGTGTATGATTGTTGGTGGTAAGGGTTTGGTTCCTGGTTTTGAGTTTAGGTGTGCGATACGAAttggttgcgaggttgggtgtttggtggTTGGGTGTATATGGTATGATGATGGTGTGATGTTAGTCGTTGGGTTTGGGTAGGTTGACATTGTTCTTGAGTTTGATAatggtgtgaggttggttgttgggaGGGTATTTATTGTTGGACATGTGACGACGAAGCTCGTTGGCGTGGATaaatcaaataccttggctcaaACACAAACCGTGGCattgtaaccgacctaaaccaaGCCATATAATattgagttggtctagcaccatgtatgattggttcgtttaagatgtgctgacgtcgattcctccaatgacgacacataTCTTTAGCGAAGTCTCTCAAATCGGAATAATCCCATTGACCATCGATTCTTTGTTGATGTCAATCTTCCAAACACATCAGAGGTTCTTgaatttgttgttgcatgtcgaactgcagtttcacacggtcactctggtgcatctccataATAGTGAACCAGATGATTGATGTTTTTGTTGTCCAAATTACATTGTCATCGTTGTTAACCTAATGGTCAAGACCTAGATACGACCTCTAGATAAACTGTATAAGAAATTGACTTGATTAGAGGATATttcattggagaagtggactagggcatacgacaacggtcaatgatggggccacatgacaacaaataTCGTGGAATCAATAAAAtctgtcttcaaaggcatttgaaacctaccaataaccgctttaGTGCGAGCAACCTATTTAGGCTATGAGCGCTTTTTGAGatcagacgttccaaatggagttcagtgttacaatctgggcagttgttcagtgatgcttcaatgaaacTCATTAAAGAGGAAGCTcccaaagctaacacacatgtcGTCATagtgtttgaccgtactaaaggttggtacaatGTTGTTAAGTTaatggatcacaatgaaggcatgtcGAAGGGACACTatcgagtggaactagatagaggttggtgcgaaTGCGGAAATTTCCAAGTCTTTCgtatgccctgctcccatgtcacAGTGGCATGTTCAAAGGTTTGACATGATCTTTCAAACTTACTATCCTCCATTTACGATGTCATAAACCTATacaatgtttacaaaattagcttttcggtggtagcaaaagaggattattggctTGCATATCAAGGGGGCATACTCTGACACAATGAAataatgcgaagaaagaaaaaggatcGCCCAAACGACAtccgtattcgaaccgaaatggatacaacaaacaaaatggtgaaattatgtagttcatgtcgcAAACCCAGTCATAATCGTACAAAATATCCCAGTGTTGGACCAAACACAATaacataattttaattgtaacCCTTTTGCTTTAGattaaaaacaacattcatttcataAATATCATAAGATTCAGTTACAATAACTTGAAAACAACGATTAAACaataatttaaataataattaaacaataattaaacaacaacacaaacaactacaacaattaaataacatcacaaacaaatacaacaaataaacaacataactatgcgattacaatCATCAAAATAATTTTGTGAGAACTATACATCATCATGTGAATATCTTTGTCAGTTTTATTCACCCAGaaacgaacttctccattttggttgaatGTGGTATCAAATCTTTGAATTCTTTTGATCTTTTCATCCTCTGCAATTTCTCtatctaaccaacggttcaaggtcctgttaagatgttcgaacatatctatattccaaagtcgaatcttcATCGGAGACTGCATTGCCAAAAAAATTAAATCGatatttctcttgtgaatataagaACACATATATGAagacattttaaagaaaaatggaaggagatAGTAAAAAGATGTGTGAAAAATATCAGAGGATGATGTTGTATTTATAGACGTGCAAATGAGCAGTAGCCACGTGCATTAGCGCATCCACTGAGTGGATTATGCATGCGTCATGCAATGCATAAGACATACATGCGTCACTCCTAGTGACGAAATAGACATGCATGTGCCATTACAAATGACACATTTGTTCAATTGAATCATTTCAGACGTCAATGCAAATAGCATATTGATTCATACTTTTTTGAAAAAGTGATTATAttagtaaataataatattttaaaatagtagttattttaatattattttttaaaaatataattatttaaaagaaaattgaATAACCTATCTTTATTAAAATATaaatttaattgatatacactgacCGTGTAAAATTTTTTTACACTATCATTTAATCACAATCATTGATATATTTGAAAgatttaacttttattttaaacatttaaaaaataATACAAACGAATGATTGTGATGCAATGACAATGTAAATTTTTTACACGAACAGtgtataataattaatctcttaaAATATAATAGTTCAACTATACAGTAATAATAATTTTAGAGAAATGATATTAAGATCTTTTAGGTGTCATATTTTTATACAGTTTGATATACGGTAcctttttttatttattattttcaCTCTCCTTCTATTACATCAGTTAATTATAAATAATATATCTTTATAATGTATTTAAGTATTCAAATAACATCACTCATAATCTTAGGTAAAAAATTCAATATTGCCTTTACCCAAGTTACTATTTTATTGTTAGAATAAAATCATGATTATCAACTTTTATTAAAAAACTAATCCATGCTATATAGTacacaatttattttattaatgatTGAGGTATTTGATCTTAAATATAAATAAAGTAATGCGACTTTTTTATTCCAACCGACACACCACTACCCTGCACCATTACCCTGCACATGCATGCACCttttccattcattcattcacACCTATCTAGATCattaaaaaaaaacacaattTCTTTTAATAAATCCCCACCTCATAatccaaaacaaaataaaaacatcattaaAAAAATCCAATAATTACTAAACTCTGCACATATTCTCCTTCAGTATTTGCCATACCCTTTTTGATTCAATTTCTTTTCTGATCTTCATTCTCTATACTAAGCTCTCCTATTTTCTGTATGTTTCAGGAATGAGTGTGGGACAGGTTTCAGGTTCCACATTTTTGTACCAAATTTAAGTGCATGTGTGTTTAGATGTGTTTTTCAGACACTGACAGCTCTTTTCTTATCAATCATACAATAAGATTAATGCTGCCAGTTATGCCTTACCAATTTTCTTTCATAAACAAATCACATGTTTTCACCTCATTTTTACTTCTTGTGCAAATCAGATATAACACAGACGCTAATAGGTATCATACACCAGACACGCCATATTAGTGATACATCTCAGATACCAGACACGCCGTCATATTAGTGATACATGTCAGACTCAGACACTGTGATAGATGGATTAAAAGTCTTGTAATGATTGAAGTAGAAGAAACACCAACCTCAAAATCAATTTCAAAGGAGAATAACTTTTCCATTTTATAGGCTTCACATAATTGTCAATGGATCCATGATTATTATACTCTAGCTTGTGTTTTTAGAATGGTGAGAAGATTCTCTTTCTCATGTCATACTTGTACTACAACCCACTAATACAAAAACCATACTATAAAATTAAATCTCTTCATTCTCTTGCTTCAGAAATTATTTTTTATACTCATTCTTGTCTTATTATTAACTGTTCTTGTTAGCTACCAAAttttacaattttttttctttcataaTTTTGATCTCTTTCTATAGACAACACATTTATTTCTTCAATTCAGATTTGGTATTCCATCAGTTTCTAGGAAAAGAACTTaacttttccatttttctttCTTCAACTGGGTCTTGACTCTTGAAGGAAAAGctataaaaaaaaatcattttttttttcaATCTTGGAAATCCCATTTGAGTATTAGAAGAGTAATGCATATTGAATCTACCAAAAGAACAAAAAATGGCAAATCTAGTTCCTGGGGTGCTTCTGAAGTTAATGCAGCATATGAACACAGACATAAAAGTTGGTGGTGAACATAGATCATCCCTTTTACAAGTTGTGAGTATTGTTCCAGCATTGGCAGGTGGAGATTTGTTTACAAATCAAGGCTTTTATGTTAAGGTTTCTGATTCATCACATGCTACTTATGTTTCTCTTCCTGATGAACAGGATGATCTAATCCTTAGTGATAAGATTCAATTAGGACAGTTTGTTTTTGTTGATCGGTTAGAAGCCGCTTCGCCTGTTCCGATTCTTCGTGGTGTTAGGCCTGTTCCTGGTAGACATGCTTGTGTTGGGAATCCTGAAGATATTGTTGCAACTAATTCACTTGGTTTTCTTAGCAATGGTGCtgaggttgaggttgaggttgaggttAAGGTTAAGAAGAATGGTGTTTGTTCAAAGTCCCCAATGAAAGTTTTGGCGAATCATCAAGAACAGTTAGATAAGAAATCAATGGTTTTTGGTAGATGTAAAACTCAGACACCAAAAGATTCTGTTGTTGATTTTGTGAAGAGGGAAAAGTTAGCAAGATTGAAGTCATTGAATTCAAGGACTACGGTTCCTTCTTCGCCTACTAGTTGCTATTCTTTGCCTAGTTCTTTTGAGAAGTTTTCTAATGGAGTAAAGAATCAAGCAAATATCAATGGAGTGGATAGGTTGATTACGAAAGTGGGAGTGGTTGAGACGGGAAAGGGTGTTCGCGGCGTTAGTCCCCTCGGGAAGAGAATTGCGGTTGGAAACTCGATAAGAAATTTGGTACAAGGAATTGAGTTTGGTGCTAAGGCGCTGCGGAAAAGCTGGGAAGGGAACATGGAAGTTAAGAGTAAAGAGACTTCCAAATCAAGGGCTTCTTCTAAGTTTGATTCTAAGCCTGATTTTCGTAGCACAGTTAAGTTTGATTCACAATTTGAGCCTGTTTGGATTGATTTATTTTAAGCTTGATTCACAATTTGAGCCTGTTTGGATAGATTTATTTTAACTTAACTACTGATCATGGTTTGTGAGACTGTTTAGTAGAGCTTATGTCAATAAGTTGTTTTCAGCTTATTTCTGTAAGCTTTCTAGAATAACTTATGAAAACAAGTTATAGTTTACATGAAAACAATTTGATTTTATTGTATCTTGTTACAGAAATAGCCTATACATCAGCACTTATATGAAAAATGTTTATGCTATAAGCGCTTAATTAAACTGTTTATCCGAACAAGCCTTTGCCTTTCGAGTGAATCGAACAATTATGTTTAACAAGATTTACTTTATGGTGTTTCAGACTCCTAGGAAAAGTACATCAAGTGAGAAGTTTTCTTCTAAAGATTACGAGAGTAAGACGCAAACACCAACCAAGTCCTCTAAGGAAGAGAACAAAATTAAAAAATCTATAAAGAAAGTTATTGGTGATGGAACTATGGAAGAACACGAAAAGTCGAGTAAACCAAGGAACTCTTTCGGAAAGAAATCATCAGAAGCTGGATTTCCTGGAAACATGGTCAAAGTTTCGATAAATAGCAAAAAAGTGACTGATGCAAGTGTTCAATGGACTTCACTCCCTTCATCTGTTGCGAAGCTTGGGAGGGTATATAACTATACATATTGCCTTATAACTCTTTTTTTCCGGTTTTAGCTTATTTGACTTTTAGCTGAATCATTAGTACTCCATTGCTACTCATAATTGACCGATTCGATGAATGTTTTGTTAAATTATTTTTTCACATCTTGACAGGAAGTAATGAAGCACAGAGATACAGCACTGATGGCAGCAACAGAAGCTATGCAAGAAGCTGCTGCAGCTGAGAGTTTGCTGCAATGTCTTAGGTATGAATATACCTAATGCGAATAGCTTCGGATCCGTGTTTCTCAATCTGGTTGAGATTTTGGACTTCCTCACGTCACAAAACAATGTGATTTATACCGATACCAATGAAATAATGTTGATAGATACTATTGATGAAATATGTGATTAGCACTTTTCGACACAATACTGAGATTGACACGTCGTGACTAGTGATTATTTGAGGAAATAGAAGTAAATGAATGTAACCGCACATTAGATATATAACCATATAAGTTTTACCATCTTCCTCTGCCACTACTTGATCTATTTGTGACACTTTTGGTATATTTCTTGCAGTGTATATGCAGAGCTAAGTAATTCTGCCAAAGAACTTAACCCGCAGCGTACAATCGATCAGTTTTTAACTCTTCACGCTAGCCTGGACAGCGCACGGATGATTGCTGATTCCCTTTCTAAAACCATTCCAGAAGGTTCGTCTTCATCTCCAGACAACGAAATAATCACGACAGAAGAAGAATTAAAACTCAAATCAGATAGACAAAAACTTGCAGCTTCTTGGGTCCAAGCTGCCTTATCCACCAATCTATCATCCTTTACTGTTTATAACCGAGAGCCTCGATCATCTAAGCTTCAAGTTTCAAGTACAAGTAATTCTCAAAATCAAAAGAGTGTTCTCGGAAGTAAACCGGTTTTAGTCCTAGAAAATTCAAGAGAAGACGCTTCATCAAAATCTCAAGGAAAAAACCGTCTGACAGTAAGTAATTCCAAACCAGCCTTACCAGGAACGCCACGCAAACAAAGTGACGGATTAACAAATGGAAAAAAGCAACTGGTCCAACCTCTTCCAGATTGGATCAGAGGAAATGGACTTGACGAGGCGGTTAACTTAGCTGACACGCTACAACTGCGGTCGCGAGATTGGTTTTTGTTGTTTGTTGAGAAATTCTTGGACAGTGATGGAGACATTGGTTTGTCAAACAATGGTCAGATAGCAGGCATGCTAACTCAACTAAAAAGCGTAAACGATTGGTTGGACGACATAGGATCGAGCAAGAACGAGGAAGAATCGTGCCAGATACCGGTAGAGACAATTGATAGATTAAGGAAGAAGATATATGAATATCTTCTGACACATGTTGAATCTGCTGCTGCTGCACTTACTTGTGATCCACAATCACAGTCATTGGAGATTAAAGGGAAAAAGTGATATATGAATCTATGATGGAGTGCTTATTATTTATATAGGGAAGTAGCAAATGTCAAAGTGAGgattttgttttctttttcttttacaAAGTTATTGTTTTATTT from Lathyrus oleraceus cultivar Zhongwan6 chromosome 7, CAAS_Psat_ZW6_1.0, whole genome shotgun sequence encodes the following:
- the LOC127100541 gene encoding uncharacterized protein LOC127100541 isoform X2, translated to MANLVPGVLLKLMQHMNTDIKVGGEHRSSLLQVDDLILSDKIQLGQFVFVDRLEAASPVPILRGVRPVPGRHACVGNPEDIVATNSLGFLSNGAEVEVEVEVKVKKNGVCSKSPMKVLANHQEQLDKKSMVFGRCKTQTPKDSVVDFVKREKLARLKSLNSRTTVPSSPTSCYSLPSSFEKFSNGVKNQANINGVDRLITKVGVVETGKGVRGVSPLGKRIAVGNSIRNLVQGIEFGAKALRKSWEGNMEVKSKETSKSRASSKFDSKPDFRSTTPRKSTSSEKFSSKDYESKTQTPTKSSKEENKIKKSIKKVIGDGTMEEHEKSSKPRNSFGKKSSEAGFPGNMVKVSINSKKVTDASVQWTSLPSSVAKLGREVMKHRDTALMAATEAMQEAAAAESLLQCLSVYAELSNSAKELNPQRTIDQFLTLHASLDSARMIADSLSKTIPEGSSSSPDNEIITTEEELKLKSDRQKLAASWVQAALSTNLSSFTVYNREPRSSKLQVSSTSNSQNQKSVLGSKPVLVLENSREDASSKSQGKNRLTVSNSKPALPGTPRKQSDGLTNGKKQLVQPLPDWIRGNGLDEAVNLADTLQLRSRDWFLLFVEKFLDSDGDIGLSNNGQIAGMLTQLKSVNDWLDDIGSSKNEEESCQIPVETIDRLRKKIYEYLLTHVESAAAALTCDPQSQSLEIKGKK
- the LOC127100541 gene encoding uncharacterized protein LOC127100541 isoform X1; the protein is MANLVPGVLLKLMQHMNTDIKVGGEHRSSLLQVVSIVPALAGGDLFTNQGFYVKVSDSSHATYVSLPDEQDDLILSDKIQLGQFVFVDRLEAASPVPILRGVRPVPGRHACVGNPEDIVATNSLGFLSNGAEVEVEVEVKVKKNGVCSKSPMKVLANHQEQLDKKSMVFGRCKTQTPKDSVVDFVKREKLARLKSLNSRTTVPSSPTSCYSLPSSFEKFSNGVKNQANINGVDRLITKVGVVETGKGVRGVSPLGKRIAVGNSIRNLVQGIEFGAKALRKSWEGNMEVKSKETSKSRASSKFDSKPDFRSTTPRKSTSSEKFSSKDYESKTQTPTKSSKEENKIKKSIKKVIGDGTMEEHEKSSKPRNSFGKKSSEAGFPGNMVKVSINSKKVTDASVQWTSLPSSVAKLGREVMKHRDTALMAATEAMQEAAAAESLLQCLSVYAELSNSAKELNPQRTIDQFLTLHASLDSARMIADSLSKTIPEGSSSSPDNEIITTEEELKLKSDRQKLAASWVQAALSTNLSSFTVYNREPRSSKLQVSSTSNSQNQKSVLGSKPVLVLENSREDASSKSQGKNRLTVSNSKPALPGTPRKQSDGLTNGKKQLVQPLPDWIRGNGLDEAVNLADTLQLRSRDWFLLFVEKFLDSDGDIGLSNNGQIAGMLTQLKSVNDWLDDIGSSKNEEESCQIPVETIDRLRKKIYEYLLTHVESAAAALTCDPQSQSLEIKGKK
- the LOC127100541 gene encoding uncharacterized protein LOC127100541 isoform X3, with the translated sequence MKVLANHQEQLDKKSMVFGRCKTQTPKDSVVDFVKREKLARLKSLNSRTTVPSSPTSCYSLPSSFEKFSNGVKNQANINGVDRLITKVGVVETGKGVRGVSPLGKRIAVGNSIRNLVQGIEFGAKALRKSWEGNMEVKSKETSKSRASSKFDSKPDFRSTTPRKSTSSEKFSSKDYESKTQTPTKSSKEENKIKKSIKKVIGDGTMEEHEKSSKPRNSFGKKSSEAGFPGNMVKVSINSKKVTDASVQWTSLPSSVAKLGREVMKHRDTALMAATEAMQEAAAAESLLQCLSVYAELSNSAKELNPQRTIDQFLTLHASLDSARMIADSLSKTIPEGSSSSPDNEIITTEEELKLKSDRQKLAASWVQAALSTNLSSFTVYNREPRSSKLQVSSTSNSQNQKSVLGSKPVLVLENSREDASSKSQGKNRLTVSNSKPALPGTPRKQSDGLTNGKKQLVQPLPDWIRGNGLDEAVNLADTLQLRSRDWFLLFVEKFLDSDGDIGLSNNGQIAGMLTQLKSVNDWLDDIGSSKNEEESCQIPVETIDRLRKKIYEYLLTHVESAAAALTCDPQSQSLEIKGKK